The Pseudomonadota bacterium genome contains the following window.
CAGCAAATTAATGTTAACAATTCTAATAGATTCGAAAAAAGCTGAAAACTCACGGTTTTGTCATTCCGGACTTGATCCGGAATCCAGCATAAACTTGAAACTTCTGCATTTCTTACATATTTCTACACAAATTTTACATAAATTACAATTTATGATTTCTCTTATCTTTTAAGATATTCACTAAAGCAGGATATGCAACAATCAGATAGAGAATCCATGCCACACACCCCCTCCTTACGAAAAACTTGTCGGTGATCTATCGGGTGCTTACTCCGGACGAATCAATATTCAGCACAGGGTCGTTTACCAGGTCATGGATGATGAAAAAACTGTCAAGATTATTCGTATGTGGACTTATTATGAATAGCAGGCAGAAAAGTATAAATCAAAGAAGCTCCTATTATCCCCCTTTGATGAAATAAGACATTTCTTTTTATCTGTTCGCAATCTCAGTAATTCTCACTCATATTATAATGGTGAGGTTCTTGAAAACCATTTTAAGGATATATTTTCAACGCAATCAATAAAATTGCAGAACCAGACGCTTAACCCAGACGGCTAATTCCGTTGCATTTTAAGCGATTGTGCTTTTAATACCATTTTAATTCCCCTGTCAGCCTTGCATCAATATATTTTCATTGCCCCAAAATCGCAGCATCATCACTGTAATGTCGTCGGTTTGTGGAGCCTGGCCTGCAAAGGATAGAACACTGCTAATAACCACATCCACCACCTGGGACGACGGCAGTGGCTCCATACTCTTAAAAAGTTCAAGCAGGCGCTCTTCGGAGTATAGATTTTCCTTTTCATCCATAGCCTCGGTGATGCCGTCCGAATAGATAAACAAGCCCTCTCCGGCATCTAACCGGATTTTTTTCATTTCGTATTCAATTCCGTCCATAGCGCCAAGCAAAACCCCGTCTGTTCCTTCCAGAAAGACAGCTTCTCCGTTTTTTTGCAGCAACACAGGCGGATTATGTCCGCCGTTTGCATACCATAGCTCTCCGGTACGGATATTTAATATACCGCAAAACAGTGTTACGAACATGTTGGCTTCATTGTCCCGGCTTAGTTGGGAATTTACTTCCTGCAAAATTAGATCCGGGCTCAGTCCCTTTGCAGCAGTCATTTTAATAAGGGTCATGGTTACAGCCATGAACAGGGATGCCGGAACACCTTTGCCGGATACATCTCCCAAAACAAAGCAGATGCGCTCATCATCAATTCTGTAGAAGTCATAAAGATCTCCACCCACTTCCTTTGCCGGTTTGATAAATGCGTAAAGATCAAACTCCGGAATATCCGGAAAGGGATTAAAATCTTTGGGCAGAAATCCCATCTGAATATCGCGGGCTATATTGAGCTCGCTTTCGAAACTCTTTTTGGCAGCAGTGGCTTCCAGCAAATCCTGAATGTGAATTTTAAGAGAATCTTTCATGAAATTAAAAGATTCGGCCAGAAGCCCCACCTCTCCTCCGCTTTTTTGGTTCGGCACTACTATTTCCAGATTGCCAGTAGCCATTTCACGGGCTACAACGGACAGGGTTCTCAAAGGTCGGGTTATGGTTTTTGAAACCAGCCAAACCACCAGAAACAGTACTATCAATCCGCAAACCGCCAGATAGATTCCCTTTTTATTAATGTCGTCCAGGTCGGCCATCAGTTCGTCTTTTGGAAAAAAAATACCCAAAGACCATTTGCTGAATTTAACCGGAGCAAAGTAGAGAAAACCGGCTTTTTTTAAATCATAGCCGGTAAAAGAAACAAAGCCTGATTCCCCTGCAATCATTCGCCTTCCGATATTTCTAAGTTTTGCATCACCCCTTGCCTCGGCTATACTGAAAATTGTCTCGTTCATCACCCAGCGCTTTTCCGGATGAGCAACAAAAGACCCGTTTCGAGAGAGGATGAATCCATAGCCGGTTTTAAGAATCCGTATTTCCGAAACAAATTTTTTAAGCCATTCCAGAGAGATATCGGCCGTGATTACACCGGCAAAAAGACGTTTTCCCTCTTTCTTTTTGAAAAAAGGGCACGAAAATGTTGCCATGAGAATGTCGCCTCCACCTTCGTCGAAATATGGCTCGCTCCAGTATTCCTGAAGGGTTTCCCTTGGAATTTGATACCAGTCCTGATAGAAATAGTGATAATTTTTTCCGTCAAGATATGTATGTTCAAGCCCTTTTTCCTTGTGGAACAAATAAGGGCAAAAATACAGTCTGTCTGATTTGAAGGCATAGGGTTCAAAGGCAATGGCAGCACCGAAGATTTCGGGGTTCTTGCTTAGTGTTTTACCAAGAACATCTATCATTTCTGTTTCGCTTAGATCAAGCGTTTCGATTGCCGCAGTGAGATTGACCGGCAGTTTTTGCACTGGTGCAAGCACGGATTCGATACGGTGGGCAGTCTGTTTGGCAATATTTTGCGCATTATTCTCCACATTCCTAAGAATCGCTTCCCTTGAAAAGAAGTATCCGAATGTAAAAACAACCATAAATATCAGGGCGGCTCCTGCCAGGATCGGCGCCCCCAGCCTGAAGGCAATGCCTCTATTCTTTATCATGGCAAAAACACTTTCTGGAAAATAATTCATAAGGTGGTACAGCCCGAATCAGCCCGTTTGAAACCAGAATATCACCAACTTTCCGGTAATCATCAACTTTAAGCTCCCACATTCGCTCACCTTTCGGCCCGGATACCGTTAAATCACGCATCCGATCAAGCATCCATCGCTGATGCACCCTGTTTGCCGGAATATGGGCCGCTTCCATGATCGGGATCATAATATCTATCGCCTCTTCGGGATGTGCGAAGGCGTATTGCCATCCCTCTACAGATGCGTTTACAAAGGCACAGGCAGCTTCAGGATCATTCTCGAAAGTCTCCTTACGAAGATAGATACCGTCTTCCGGGAAATTAAGATTCACGTCATCAAAGAAAAAAAGCGTTATCTCATCCGGGTCAAGTCCTGAATTGATCAGTGTATGATACTCATTGTACCACATAAGCGAAGAAACCTGGACTCCGTCGCGAAGAAAGAGATTGATCGGACTATTGGTTGTCACTACCTGCACCTTAAGGTCAAACTTATCGAAAAAAGCCCTGGGCTGGATTTGAAAATCGGATGGCCAAAGTGCGATTTTTTTTCCGTCCATATCTGCCGGGCTATTAATACCCGAACTCTTTTTGGCGGCAAGTACCAATGCCGAGCGCTGAATAATCTGTCCCACATTGACCACTTCCACACTCTGGTCAGCCAGCTGAAGGGCCGAAGAAAGCCAGAGCGTTACAATATCTGCTTTTTTTTCTTTTATGTATGCTGCAGGTGAATGGTCGGGACCACCCGGAATGATGGTCAGATCAATGCCGTGATGGCGATAATAACCCTTGTTAAGAGCCACATAATATCCGGCAAACTGCGCCTGTGGCAGCCATTGGGGAAGAAAAGTCAGCTTTTTCAAACCCGGTGATTCTGTTGTTGCCCACAAGGAACCGCATAGAATCATCCAAACGGTAATTGTAAGCCAGAATACGTTTCGTTGTGTCCGAATCATTCTTTCATCTCCTTAGGATGCAAGAAGATCACCAGTTCCAAAAGATTCCTGTTGCCTTCCCGCCGGTAGCGGACATCGTCCATCAGGTTCCGCACAAGATAAATTCCCAACCCGCCTATTTTGCGCGATGAAACGTCGGAAGACAGATCAGGGGCATCGGCTGCAGTTATGTCGAATTCAATCCCTTCATCTTCAATGCAAACAACCAGGCAATCTTCTTCTCTCCGGCAGCCAATTCGCACTATACCTTCCTTATCCGGATAGGCATAGTTGATGATGTTGACTATACTTTCTTCTATCGCAAGTTCCAGATCATGGCATCTGTCTTCATCAACGAAAAGGGCACGCGCTGCGGCAAGCACCGGAGTAATAAAGTGCGGCAGATTCTCGACCCGGGACGGTAATGAAACGGAAACCGGGACTACTTGTGTCTTAGAGATTTTCAAGTGCTGCATCCGTGGTATCAAAATGCTTGAAGAGGGAAAAAAACCCTGATATCTGGAATACCTTTTTAACCGGTCCCTGGGTTGCAGCCAACCGGATGTCTCCCCCTTTAGACTTCATAATTTTAGCCGTGCTCAATAAAACACGCAAGCCTGCGCTGCTGATATATTCCAATCCTGAAAGATCGAACACCAGCCACTTCTCTTCCTGGCTCAATGCTTCGACAAGTTTCATCTCAAACACAGAAGCGTTACCCGTATCCACCCTTCCATGCACTGATGCAACCAGGGCGTTTCCTTTCATCTGAAAGTCAATATCCATCATGTTTCTCCTTAATCGAGCGTTCCCAGTCGCTTCGGACCATTTTTAGAATTTGTCCGTATCGATCCGTATGAGTGTATATTCCATCCCAGTCGGGATGTTTGCGTATTTTTTGCATTAATAGTCCGTCTGTATCAAACCAGCGCGGAAGTATGCCACCAAGAAAATAGCCGCGCAGCCGCAATATTTCAACAGCCTTGCCGATACATGTGTCGGCAAAATTGAGCCAGATCTGAATCACCAGTACATTTTTTTCCTGCAATTCCTTTTCCAGTGCTTCTATCCGTGCCAAAAAATCCCGGCCCACAGCATGGATTGCGATACGGGCCACGCCTGCAAAGTCAAATATCAGGAGTTTCAGATCGGTATCGCTTTCGGTACATATTTC
Protein-coding sequences here:
- a CDS encoding Txe/YoeB family addiction module toxin; translated protein: MCNNQIENPCHTPPPYEKLVGDLSGAYSGRINIQHRVVYQVMDDEKTVKIIRMWTYYE
- a CDS encoding SpoIIE family protein phosphatase — encoded protein: MNYFPESVFAMIKNRGIAFRLGAPILAGAALIFMVVFTFGYFFSREAILRNVENNAQNIAKQTAHRIESVLAPVQKLPVNLTAAIETLDLSETEMIDVLGKTLSKNPEIFGAAIAFEPYAFKSDRLYFCPYLFHKEKGLEHTYLDGKNYHYFYQDWYQIPRETLQEYWSEPYFDEGGGDILMATFSCPFFKKKEGKRLFAGVITADISLEWLKKFVSEIRILKTGYGFILSRNGSFVAHPEKRWVMNETIFSIAEARGDAKLRNIGRRMIAGESGFVSFTGYDLKKAGFLYFAPVKFSKWSLGIFFPKDELMADLDDINKKGIYLAVCGLIVLFLVVWLVSKTITRPLRTLSVVAREMATGNLEIVVPNQKSGGEVGLLAESFNFMKDSLKIHIQDLLEATAAKKSFESELNIARDIQMGFLPKDFNPFPDIPEFDLYAFIKPAKEVGGDLYDFYRIDDERICFVLGDVSGKGVPASLFMAVTMTLIKMTAAKGLSPDLILQEVNSQLSRDNEANMFVTLFCGILNIRTGELWYANGGHNPPVLLQKNGEAVFLEGTDGVLLGAMDGIEYEMKKIRLDAGEGLFIYSDGITEAMDEKENLYSEERLLELFKSMEPLPSSQVVDVVISSVLSFAGQAPQTDDITVMMLRFWGNENILMQG
- a CDS encoding ABC transporter substrate-binding protein gives rise to the protein MIRTQRNVFWLTITVWMILCGSLWATTESPGLKKLTFLPQWLPQAQFAGYYVALNKGYYRHHGIDLTIIPGGPDHSPAAYIKEKKADIVTLWLSSALQLADQSVEVVNVGQIIQRSALVLAAKKSSGINSPADMDGKKIALWPSDFQIQPRAFFDKFDLKVQVVTTNSPINLFLRDGVQVSSLMWYNEYHTLINSGLDPDEITLFFFDDVNLNFPEDGIYLRKETFENDPEAACAFVNASVEGWQYAFAHPEEAIDIMIPIMEAAHIPANRVHQRWMLDRMRDLTVSGPKGERMWELKVDDYRKVGDILVSNGLIRAVPPYELFSRKCFCHDKE
- a CDS encoding ATP-binding protein, which encodes MKISKTQVVPVSVSLPSRVENLPHFITPVLAAARALFVDEDRCHDLELAIEESIVNIINYAYPDKEGIVRIGCRREEDCLVVCIEDEGIEFDITAADAPDLSSDVSSRKIGGLGIYLVRNLMDDVRYRREGNRNLLELVIFLHPKEMKE
- a CDS encoding STAS domain-containing protein, yielding MMDIDFQMKGNALVASVHGRVDTGNASVFEMKLVEALSQEEKWLVFDLSGLEYISSAGLRVLLSTAKIMKSKGGDIRLAATQGPVKKVFQISGFFSLFKHFDTTDAALENL